From Oncorhynchus keta strain PuntledgeMale-10-30-2019 chromosome 25, Oket_V2, whole genome shotgun sequence, one genomic window encodes:
- the LOC118358441 gene encoding arrestin domain-containing protein 3-like produces MFGETFKNFTIHFNANNPRLTFSSGDFMAGQISFDLSKETKLSSITLTLNGKAKVQWTTQGGGGGRRGRRRRQRRVHSARLEFFNFSQIVMQENNAVPNTTLQPGTHVYPFTCQIPQGNFPSSFHGVHGSIIYSMKVEIHRPWHLAKEFVTEFNFASHIDANQPHLLAPLAGSNTKTLCCLWCASGPISMTVCTERKGFVPGEMVKIICELSNGSSRIVTPHATLIQKQMFYTHNKCNRRLQMKNLASVDGQPVNPSSSEVYSDMMLPIPPNTTLTISNCPILELDYTVDVSLRIRGSTDLKVLFPIVLCNIPVYAPQPPPPYQ; encoded by the exons ATGTTTGGAGAAACGTTTAAAAATTTTACAATACATTTCAACGCCAATAACCCGAGATTGACTTTCTCGAGTGGTGACTTTATGGCAGGTCAGATTTCCTTTGATCTTTCGAAAGAAACAAAGCTCAGTTCTATAACATTAACATTAAATGGAAAAGCAAAGGTACAGTGGACAACacaaggaggaggtggtggaagaAGAGGACGACGCAGAAGGCAACGACGAGTCCACTCGGCAAGGCTGGAATTCTTCAACTTCTCTCAAATCGTAATGCAAGAAAATAACG CGGTCCCTAACACCACACTTCAACCAGGAACCCATGTGTACCCATTCACATGCCAAATCCCACAAGG AAACTTCCCCTCCTCTTTCCATGGGGTGCATGGCAGTATAATTTACTCAATGAAGGTGGAGATACACAGGCCATGGCATCTAGCCAAGGAATTTGTGACTGAGTTCAACTTTGCCAGCCACATAGATGCCAACCAACCACATCTTCTG GCTCCTCTGGCAGGCAGCAACACTAAGACCCTGTGCTGCCTCTGGTGTGCCTCAGGTCCCATCTCAATGACTGTCTGCACTGAGAGGAAAGGCTTTGTCCCAG GAGAGATGGTGAAAATCATCTGTGAGCTTAGTAACGGCTCCTCTCGGATAGTGACTCCGCATGCGACCCTTATCCAGAAGCAGATGTTCTACACCCATAACAAGTGCAACAGGAGGTTGCAGATGAAAAACCTGGCCTCGGTGGATGGTCAGCCTGTCAACCCCAGTAGCTCTGAGGTCTACAGTGATATGATGCTTCCCATCCCTCCCAACACAACTCTCACTATCTCCAACTGTCCTATACTGGAGCTGGATTACACTGTGGAT GTGAGTCTACGTATCAGAGGTTCCACGGACCTCAAGGTGCTGTTCCCCATTGTGCTGTGTAATATTCCTGTTTACGCTCCCCAGCCTCCACCTCCATATCAGTAG